tggggaaagaaaatgaactcaTCCATGGCTCTGATCCTGTTCCTGTGGCTCATAGCTTCATCAAGGACCGCTCCAAGGCCAGTGGGCTGCCCATGAAAAGCAAGAAAGCCTCCAGCTTCCACGAGTTTGCCCGCAGTACCAGCGATGCCTGGGACATTGGGGATGATGAAGACGAGgacttctcctcctcctcctcgtcctctTTGCAAACTCTGAACTCTAAAGTGGCCAAGGCCACGGCAGCACAGGTTCTGGAGAACCACAGCAAGCTGCGGGTGAAGCCCGAGCGGTGCCAGCCTGCCCTCAGTGACCTGCCCACCAACTGCAAGGTCATAAAGTCCAGCAGCGAGGCCCAGCTCTCCAGGACCTCTGGTAAGAGCCATCTTCAGGAGCAGCCTTGTGCTCCAGTACTCTCTTACTTGGCCACTGAACTCAGCTGCTTGTTGGTCGCAGTATGGGCAAGAGGCAATGAGCACAAcagatgttttttcttccttttagtATCCTGTACTCCAAGGAGCCATTTTCAGAGGCATGGCTTTAAGGCTTGTGTCCTCAGCTGCTCAATATCCTGCATACATGTCTGTCCCAGAGTATTCCATATTCTGGGTGCTAAGTCAGTTTTGAGGTCTGTTAAGTTCTTGCTGGGACTTGCTCACTGTCTGCTTCCATGGTGGTTTGGTGTGCTGCTCTTAGCACAGGTCTGGCTGAGGTTGTGTTGACACAGCGTGGGCAGGGAattgggcagcagcagcccctgctcagtCTGCCTCGTCTGCCTGTGCAGTGAGATTACCTCAGGAGATGGCACTCACCGCCTGtcagctcctctctctgcacTAGCAATTAGCTTGATGGGTGTTTGGatctggagagcagagcagatcTGGACATCAGTTCTGCTGTGTCTCCTGTGTCCTACCCACATGTGGAGGGAAGTCTGATCCACTTGGAGCCAGGTGTCTGGAtgcaggaagaagaggagggagaaatgGGGGAAAGTTGTGGAAGAGCCACAACAGATGCCTGTGAATGGATCCCTTGGAGTGGGCCAGCGATGCTGTTCTGTGGTGCTGAGGAACAGAAGGGTGAAATCTGCATTGTCTGACAGTGGCTAGGGGAGCGAGGTGGGGTTGGAGAGGTGGaacctccttccccagctcagtGCAGCATCTGGTTCTTGCTAGAGGAGGCCTGTGTGCGGAGCcccctgcagaagcagcagtctCTCCCCCTCCGACCTGTCATTCCCCTTGTGGCCCGAATCTCTGACCAAAATGCCTCCGGGGCTCCCCCCATGACCGTGAGGGAGAAAACTCGTCTGGAGAAATTCCGGCAGCTCCTTTCCAGCCACAACACCGACCTGGGTGAGTGGGGCAGAATGAGGGTGCCTCTGGGTGAGCAGGGGAGGGCACAGGGGGCCTGCTGCCTGCATCAGGTCTGCTTTGGGGTGGAAAAAATCACTGTCTGCAATTGTACCAGATGGGTGTTTGCAGGAATTGCTCTGTTGGCATTTGGGGATGTCCTCCAACCCCTTCCTGTCTGTCCCTAATGATTCTCCATCTTGCACATGATGGTTGAGATCACTGGGGGCTGTTGGGCTCTGCATGAGAATTGAGGTCCTGGCACACTGGTGACTGTGCAGCTCCCAGTTCTGTGCCTGAGCTGGGCTGAAATcatctctgctctccttccagCAGACCCACATCCCCAGTTGTTGCTAGTGTGGGAGCCTTCCTGGAGGCTCATTGTctccagagcctgcaggagcagacTGGGCTTTCCTCTCCTTCTAGGTGTAGTGGTGCCTGGACGTGCCTAGGATCTAATCCATTGCCACCACTGTCCGTTTGCAGATGAGCTGAGAAAATGCAGCTGGCCTGGTGTGCCCAGAGAGGTCCGGCCTGTGACTTGGAGACTGCTGTCAGTAAGTACTGGGAGCTGTGCCTCTGGAGTCTGGGAGGAGTGGGCCACGTCAGGGGCACATGCTCTACACCTCCCTGTGTCCCATAGCTTGTGTGTTCCTAGTGCCCAGCTTCCAGGTGAGCTGTAGGGCTTTTTGATCAGAGAGTGCCATTGCTGCATCCTCTCTGAGCTCAAAGCCCAGATTGGTGTGGGGACTGGGTGGTTCACTCTCTTTTGGGGGCTGGGAAGGCCAAATTCCATGAAAGCTATTTCCTGAGCTCCAGAGTTGTGTGCCTGATGTCTGTGGGTGCACAGCCGGCAGGATTACAAGGGCTGGTGAGGAAAGAGGGTCTCCCCTGAGCTGAGTTTTCCCAACACAGGGCTATCTCCCTGCCAACTCGGAGCGCCGGAAGCTGACCCTGCAGCGGAAAAGGGAGGAGTACTTTGGCTTCATCCAGCAGTACTACGACTCCCGGAATGAGGAGCACCACCAGGACACCTACAGACAAGTAGGAaccctcctcctgcctttctGCTTTGGGTATAGCCCTCTcctcttctcttgctgctgcttgtcCCCATGGGTGTGGTCATGCCAGAACTTGCTCTAGCTGTAGCTAGGAGTTGTCTTCTCTTTGGGGAAAAGGCGCCATGGTTTTGTCCTTGTTAAAGCTTTTCCTAAATTGATCTAATAGTAAATTTCAGTTCTGAACTACCTGCCTGCACATGAGCAGAGCAGACTGCAGATAACTGTAGATGATTTTCTCAGTACAGCTGTCATCTGTAGCCCATTGTGCAGCTCACTGTGCTTGTCAGCTCTTGCCTGGGGGAACACTGATGGTTGATTACCCTCTGTTAGCCTGTGATAAGTTATTGTGCCCCTGGAAAGCACAGCTGGTGTGTGTAACTCACCTTCTTTTCCAGATCCACATTGACATTCCAAGGACCAACCCACTCATTCCCCTCTTCCAGCAGCCTCTTGTTCAGGAGGTAAGTGGGGGGtgaggctcctgccctgcatTTGCCATGGGATGTGTGTGTGGAGTGACTGCTCCTAGGGAATTAACTTTGTTGGGAAACTTCCCTGCCTGACAGCTCCTGATGCAAATACCTCCTGGAACTGTCTGGTCTTGTCCTGTGTTTCTGAAAGACATCAAACTTGGAGCTTTGGGGTTATGAGATGATCTCTTCTTTGGCAAGATGTAGCCAAGAGCTGGTAAAAAATTTGAAGCTTTTGTTTTGAGACAAATTGAAGGCGTTTGAACCAGAACACAGGTTCTGTTTTGCTTCAAACCTCTTTTATGGGAGCaacctgggcagggatgggtttgATAGGTAGTCAGGAGGTGTGGACACCTGTCCTCTCTGGAGACAAACTCAGTGTGTGTCAGAGCAAGGTGTCCAGGGGCTTGGGGCAGTCTGGGAATGTTGGTTGTTGTGAGGGAGGCTGCCCTGTTGGGAAGTGTCCTGATCTGTGGTGTTTTTCTGGAAGTGCTGTGCTGATACCTCATCTTCCCAACTGATGTTCTGCCAAGGAGGCTGCTCTGTCCTGTGGATATTAAACTGTCTGGGATCTGAAAAGTTGGGTATGCATTTCTTCAGGCAGAGGTTTTGATGAAGAGCTTGGACTATCTTGTCTGAAGAGTGAGCTGGCCTGTGTGTGGGATTTGTGGATGACACAGGAGTCTCTCCTAGGACTTTTATGCTTCTAACATCACCTTACTACTACAGAAAAGCCTGTCAGTGCATGGTCTGCATTCCCTGAGCTTAGCAGTTacacttttctgctttccctttgtGCATGGCTAATGCAGGTACCTGCTTTCCCTGGTTCTTCCCTAGATTTTTGAGAGAATCCTGTTTATCTGGGCCATTCGCCATCCAGCCAGCGGCTATGTGCAGGGCATCAATGACCTGGTCACCCCGTTCTTTGTTGTGTTCCTCTCTGAGCACGTTGGTAAGTGACACTTGCTGCTGTAAGCACTCCTGACCGTGGGGTTTGAAGTGGTGTAAAATGCTGACATGAGGAAAACTTTCTCTGCTGGAGAAGGGGGTGatgttcttttccttcagagtgcctgggccaggctggagtTGTACCTCTGTATCTCTGCTCTCTATGCTGTATCTATGCAAGTTTCATAATCTTGCTGAGCCCCACAGAAGGTGAAATACTAAGGGTGGGTTTGCATTTCAATGAACTTAACCACCTCACAGCTTGGAGGGGAATGGGATCTTCTAGTCACTGAGGGAGCCATGATCTATAGAATTGGAGGAGAGTCTTGCTCTCAAAGCTGGGACTTGGCAGACAGTGCCTGCTCTAGAAGGAATATGTGAAGTTTAGAGACCCTGCTGAGAATgtaaaagaaactttaaataCAGATTCCCTCCTTTGCTGCTAGTACAGGTGTGTGCCTCAAACTGATAGTTTCAGAAAGCAAACTGatttctccctgctgcttctgGATTTCTTGTCAGCCACTGGCTTTTAGCTGCAGATCAAGTCCTTTCCACCCATggtatttttattccttctctggCTCTAGCTGTGTTTTGGAGTTGACATTAATGCTGGGATGTCATAATCTCTATGTTTAAAGGCTCTTAGCGTCCACTGTa
The Parus major isolate Abel chromosome 26, Parus_major1.1, whole genome shotgun sequence DNA segment above includes these coding regions:
- the TBC1D22B gene encoding TBC1 domain family member 22B isoform X2, translating into MAAESGRQFWKRSAKLPGSIQPVYGAQHPPLDSQLTKNFIKDRSKASGLPMKSKKASSFHEFARSTSDAWDIGDDEDEDFSSSSSSSLQTLNSKVAKATAAQVLENHSKLRVKPERCQPALSDLPTNCKVIKSSSEAQLSRTSEEACVRSPLQKQQSLPLRPVIPLVARISDQNASGAPPMTVREKTRLEKFRQLLSSHNTDLDELRKCSWPGVPREVRPVTWRLLSGYLPANSERRKLTLQRKREEYFGFIQQYYDSRNEEHHQDTYRQIHIDIPRTNPLIPLFQQPLVQEIFERILFIWAIRHPASGYVQGINDLVTPFFVVFLSEHVEEDVENFDVTNLSQDVLRSIEADSFWCMSKLLDGIQDNYTFAQPGIQKKVKALEELVSRIDEQVHNHFRKYEVEYLQFAFRWMNNLLMRELPLRCTIRLWDTYQSEPEGFSHFHLYVCAAFLIKWRKEILDEEDFQGLLMLLQNLPTIHWGNEEIGLLLAEAYRLKYMFADAPNHYRR
- the TBC1D22B gene encoding TBC1 domain family member 22B isoform X1, producing the protein MAAESGRQFWKRSAKLPGSIQPVYGAQHPPLDSQLTKNFIKDRSKASGLPMKSKKASSFHEFARSTSDAWDIGDDEDEDFSSSSSSSLQTLNSKVAKATAAQVLENHSKLRVKPERCQPALSDLPTNCKVIKSSSEAQLSRTSEEACVRSPLQKQQSLPLRPVIPLVARISDQNASGAPPMTVREKTRLEKFRQLLSSHNTDLDELRKCSWPGVPREVRPVTWRLLSGYLPANSERRKLTLQRKREEYFGFIQQYYDSRNEEHHQDTYRQIHIDIPRTNPLIPLFQQPLVQEIFERILFIWAIRHPASGYVQGINDLVTPFFVVFLSEHVEEDVENFDVTNLSQDVLRSIEADSFWCMSKLLDGIQDNYTFAQPGIQKKVKALEELVSRIDEQVHNHFRKYEVEYLQFAFRWMNNLLMRELPLRCTIRLWDTYQSEPEGFSHFHLYVCAAFLIKWRKEILDEEDFQGLLMLLQNLPTIHWGNEEIGLLLAEAYRLKSTDIPARSCSLLYKAHLNSRLNSERVPVCHSMRLDVPF